The DNA region GGTTCGAAGAGTACGGGTATCCAAAGAGCTCCGAGTGACGGAAGGTCGCCCCGTCGTCGGTCATGAGCACATCGCGGATCTGCATCATTTCTTCAGCATCGATCGACCCCTTTGCCGCCTCCGCCTGACTCAGCAGATTCGCATATCTCGTCAGCGAGTGTTCTCCGGGCGGGGTCGTCAGATCCCAGCTCGGGTCGACGAAGTGGTTCGCCGCGGCAACGACCCCGTCCCCGATCCGAACCTTCGTTTCGTTAAGCCCGACCTCAAAGACGTATGCTCCATCCGGCCCTCCGACATCCACGATCCAGGCAACATCCGGACGGGTCGTCAAAACACCCGTCTTCAAACCGTCAAGATCCGAGTAATCGAGCATCAGGCGGAAGAACTCCGATATCAGATCAGGGCGGTCATCCTGGCCGACGGGAGCGAGACCCGAGTTGTCGTCTGCAATAAAGAGACCGGCGCTGTTCATCAGCGTCTCGGGGCGGGAACCCGCCGGGCCGAAGGTTGCAACACCGTTGCTTCCGTCCGTCGGCCGGCACACGGCAAGCACGTAATACGGATTGAACGGATCCAAAAGATCGGGAAGGTCCCAGTTCCGCGAAAGGACGACCGATCCGTCCGTTGTATAAGTATCCCAGACGGCGAGATAGGAACAGCCGGCCGGCATCGAGATATACAGGGCCGGACCGTAGTAGAGAATCGAAAGGTCGGCCTCCGAAAGACCGGTCGTCTCGGCCATCCCGCGGGTGATCTCCTTCATCCGCTCGGGCTGGAATTGTGTGCCGGCTGACGCATACCAGCGGAGATAATCGAGGGAATATCCGCGGTCTTCAAGGGTTTTTGTGAGCATGGCATACTCAGACAGCAGTTCGGTTTTCATCAGACCGCCGTACTGCCTGCCCATCTCCCGATACGAGCCTTCAAGCAGGATCACGGTGTAGTTGCCGGCAAGATACGCTCGCCCCCTTCAAAGGAAGAGACAAAGGTCATCTCGGGGTTGTCCGGAGGCGAAACGGAGGTCGATGTTATACATCCGGGTGCGATAATGAGAGAGAAAAGCAGCACAATAAGGAATAGCGGTTTTTTCAGAATCATATGACCACTCCACACACAGTCATTAGAGGAATACTCGCACGTGCAAGTATATTATCTCTCCTGACGGGAAAAAGTGAAAATTATTTCCTGAAAAAGGACCGGAGGTTGATGATCACTGCCGGCTACGCTCCAGTATCCGCCGGCACAAAAACGTCAGATACAAAGACGGCTGTTTCTTCTGCCCGAAATCCCATCCCTTGAACTTCTGATAGACCGACTCGGGCACGAACAGTCCGTCCTCACGCATTTTACCCCGGATGACTGCCGTCATTTCACGAAAACCCGGATCCTGCCGGACAAAATCGAATCTGCTCAACACATCCGCAACGCTCACGATATCATACCAGAGAGCAGGAGCCTTCAGTTTTCTGAAATCGGTCCCCATGTAAAACATGTACGGATGGACCTCGAGACTTCGCTCCCACAACGAGAGAAGACCGTCTGCCAGACCTTTTGCCGTTTCGCTGTCCCGATATTCAGGGATTTCAGACAGCAGTCGGAGCATGATCAGCGATGCATACGGGCAGTTGTCGCTCTTTTTTCCCGGGCCGCGAAACCTGCCAAGCTCTTTTGAGACCACGCAGGGAAACCCGTCTCCGGCAAAAAACCCGAGAAGATACGCGACACCCTGCCGGATAGAGGCCTCGTAATCGACGCCGGCTCTTACCAGAGCAAGCAGGAGAAGGGGTGCGTCGCACAATGCCCAGCCGAAGGTGTCCTCGCCGCTTCCGCCGAAGTGCCGGGGGATGTTGATCTTCGACTGATACACGCCGTTTTCGTCTTTGTGCGCTAGAATGGCCTCCACGGCGGCGTTGATCTCCGGGACCTCGACGCCAAACCCCAGATCCAGAAGAAACAGCAGTTTATGGATCGGGAGGCCGGCATTTTTGTGACTCGTCACCAGGACGCCGTGGAAGTCGGCGATATCCCGGATAAGAGCCTGGATCTTTGGATCCGCCAATGCCCGGTCGTGAAGATCGGTCAACGACGAAGGGTCTTCCTGCAGAACCGTCGATCTCGCGGCATACTGCAGCCATGCCTCCCCGTCACGCAAAAGATCGGCAGTATATCCGTCTCCTTTTTCCTGTGCATTCATCAGAGAACTCCTTCATTTTAGTACCGCGATACTGCCACATAAAACATCTGACGGATCGGGGGGATCGGGGGGATCGGGGGAACCGCCGGCATTCGGGAACACAAAAAATCCGGTTTTTGTAACCCATCTCTCTGAGTGACAACGGGGGTTTTCCCTCTCCCCCGGGCATTATCGCACCACGCGGTTTGGGATTTATATCATGTCGGGTCGTAGCTTGATTACACATTCCGGGGGTCCCCGGACAGGAGGTCAGATATGATGAATGATATTCCCCCAACACTCCAGGAGCAGCTTACTCCGTTATTTTTCAAAAAGGACGTTTATTCAGGGAAGCTCTGCGAAAAAGGAAAGGAGATCCGAAGGCTCCAGCTCGAACTGATGAAGGAGGGGCAGCCTGCCGAAGAACTCCTGAGACGCTCCAGAAGTCTGATCGAGGAAGCGACTTATCTTACCACGAAACTGAGAGCTCTGGAGCGGGAGATCGACGGCGTTTTGACCCAGGAACTGCTGATCACTGGCAAGAGGGAGAGGGCGGAGGGATGATCCCAAGACTCACCATATCCTCCGCCGGCGTCGAGATCAGCTGAACGTCGAACTTCTTTACGAGCATGTTCAGCACGTCCGGCGACAAACATGCCGGCAGATTTGGTCCGATCATGATGTTTTTGATGCCCAGCGCCAGCAGAACCAGAAGCACCAGGATCGCCTTCTGCTCATACCACGCGATATTGAATGAAAGCGGGAGGTTCTCCACTTCCACATGCAAAGCCTTTGCTAACTCCTGAGCGATCACCACAAGAGAGTACGAATCATTGCACTGCCCGGCATCCAGAACCCGGGGGATGCCTTCGATATCGCCGAGACCAAGACGGTTATACCGGTACTTCGCACACCCTGCCGTAAGAATGACCACGTCGTTTGGCAGCGCCTTTGCAAACTCCGTGTAATATTCACGCTCCTTGTGCCGGCCGTCGCATCCCGCCATCACGACGAAATGTCTGATCTTCCCCCGCTTCACGAGATCGAGGATCTTTGGAGCGAAAGCAAGTACCGCGTCATGACCTGCGCCGGTCACGAGATCCCCGCACTGCAGATCACTCGGCGGACCGCACTTCTTTGCACAGGCGATGATCCGGGAAAAATCCTTCGAGCCGTCCGGCTTCTCCGGGATATGGACGGCGTTTGGAAAACCGACCGACCCGGTCGTAAAGATCCGGTCCCGATACTCAGGCGGCGGAGGGACAAGACAGTTCGTCGTAAACAGGATCGGGCCGTTGAACTTGGGGAACTCCTTCTTCTGGTTCGCCCAGGACGTCCCGTAGTTTCCGATCAGATGAGGGAACTTCTTGAAACACGGATGGGCATGGGCGATCAGCATCTCGCCGTGGGTGTACACGTCGACGCCGGTCCCGCGGGTCTGGCGAAGCAGCAGAAACAGGTCGCGAAGATCGTGACCCGTCACAAGGATGCCGGGATTTGTGCCGACCCGGCCGCTCACCGTCGTGATCTCGGTCGGACCGTAGCGTTTGTTCGCCGACTCGAGAAGTGCGAGCACGGTCGCTCCGACCTTCCCGCATTCCATGACCAGAGCCGCACGCTCCCCAAACGAGTGCTTCTCGAACCGGGAAGCCAGACCCTTATAGATGAAGTTCACGACTGCCGGATCGGTCATTCCAAGCACCTCGGCATGCGAGTAGTAGGCGGCGATGCCCTTCAGACCGAACAACAGGAGGGAAAACAGGGACCGCTCGTTGTCGTCCTCGATGGAACGGAGCCCGATCCCTCCGCCAAGCGTGACGATCTCCTCTCTGGATTGCGGGATCCAGGAACATGCCGGCGGCTCTCCCGGGACCGGCCGATAGGCATCCCGAAACGCGATCGCCGCATCCAGATATGCGGCGAACCGGGATTCATCGAAGTTCACGTTCGTCAGGGTCGCAAACAATGCCTCGATCACCAGCCGATCCCGCTCCGGTTTCTCCGGCGGGAGCTTCGCTTCCTTTGGCTGATGGATCTTCCGGTAGGCGATCCCTGAGAGAACAAAGTTCACGGCATCCTGATAACAGGCCGTATCGTTCGTTTTACCGCAGACGCCTGCGGCCGTGCAGCCGAGGTTTTTGGCGGTTTCTTCGCACTGCTGACAAAACATTCTGATCTCCTCTCTGCTCAATTCATGAGCTTTCGATAGGTGAAAGATGGCGCGCGAAGTATATATAGATTCACAATGGCGAAAAAATGAACGGCAAATCAAACAATTTGTCAAAAACGGCGGACAAAAAATAGATTTGAGATTCGAGCCGTTACTCGGCGTGCTGGTCGGAAGCACGGAACCGGGGGGCGTCAAAGAGCGGCGTATCGAAAAGATCCACCGGGCCGGCAAGCCTTCCGTCACAGAGCGAAAAGCCGAGGCCGACCACCGGGATGACGGTTGTCCGGACATTCGACGAATCACAGAGACTCACAGGGCATACGCCCTGCTGATTTACACCGCGGCGGGCGAACCTCTCGCAGAACGCCGCAACGGACGGGAACTCGCCCTCGGCACGTGCGAGGAAGAGAACCCCGTCCACGATACAGGCATCGTCTGAGTCCCGTCCGGGGGTCATGACCTCGCCCCATGGCATGACGTCCGACCCGGCGAGAAACAGGAGAAACGGCTCGTTCGCCCTTTCCGGGATCGTCATCCGGCAGACCGACACCGGGGCGGCATCACAGAACAGATGACGTTTTTGTGCGAGTTCCTCGGCTGCGGAGAAGACCGCGGCAATAAGCGTGTCCGGCAGAACATCCGGATCATGCACCGCGATCAGGACCAGCCGGTCGGCCGTGTGGGTCACGAACGAGTCGGTGAGGATCCCGCCTTCCGCCTTTTTGAGCATCTTTGCCGCCGTCTGGAGGATATCGGGGAAGACCCGGGTCGTCCCGGAGACCCCGCCGACCGGCTTTGCAAAGACCGAGACCGTCGTGTGCATGTTCAGCGAATCGCCTCGATTTTCGCGATCATCCCTTTGCTGCCGACATACACGGGCGTTCTCTGATGAACCTTTGTCGGGACGATCTCAAGGGTCGAAGACTCGCCGTTCGAGACTGCCCCTCCTGCCTGGACCGCGAGGAAACCGATCGGGTTGATCTCGAAGACCAGCCGCAGTTTCCCGGACGCGGACTTCTTCGTCGCCGGATAGGCATACACGCCGCCGTACTCCAGGATCTGGTGGAAGTCGGCCACGAAAGAGCCGGAGTACCGGTTCTTTCCGCCTTCGCACTCGATCGCATTCATGTACTGAATGTGTTTCTCGGTCCACTCGGGCCGCAGACCGCCGCTTCCGCAGAGCGTGCCTTCCGGAATCCTCACATTCTCTTTTAAGAGAACGTAGGTGCCTTCCTCATTCATCGCAAAGATCGAGACCCCGTTCCCAAGCGAGATCGTCAGCGTCGTCAGCGGGCCGTAGAGCATATAGAATGCGGCGCGAAGCTTGTTACCCGCCTGAAGAACGTCGCCTTCATAGATCCCGACGATCGTCCCGACGGTCAGATTTACCTTGATAAGCGAGGAGCCGTCTAGGGGATCCATCACGACCGAATACTTCGCAGAAGGAGACATCTCGGTGATATCCTCCTGTTCTTCGGAAGCAATGGAACGGACAAGCCCGCTTTCCTGGAGAACTGAGGTGATCCTGGTGTCGGCCCAGGTGTCCATCTCGGCCTGATCCTCGCCGGAAGAGTTCGTGGAGCCCGCATAATTCTGGTTGCTGATAAACGCGGAACGGATCGGTCCTGCCTGGTCCGCGATCATCATGATTATTTTTCCCAAATCCTCAGGGGCATGTGAGGCGGAAAGATACTCCTGCAAGGTTTTCATAGTATCTATGATATGCGTGCTGGAGGCAAAAAAACGTATCCTGAACGAAGGAACGAAACCAAAAACTGAGCCTCTCACCCAGCGAATCGAGATCCGTGGAAAGAAAAAAAGAGGCCGCCGGGTTATCCGGACCCGGTCCCGCGGCGGCAGAAATGGGCCTGGCTTATGCCAGAACTTCGGAGACGACAACGGACCATTCGCCGTCGCACATCACATTGAGCAGATAGTTGTCGGACTTGGTGATTGGGACAACGATCGTGTCATTGTAGGTTCCAAGGTGGTAGGCAAGCGGCTCTTCGAACGTGTTCGTTGCATCCATGACCGGGTTGCCGTCATAATCCATCAGGCAGACTCCAATTGCGGTGTTGTTCGTCGCTTTGATCGCAAAAGAGACGTTGCCTTCATTGATCATGAAGAAAGGCGTGGCTGCATTCCCGATACCGGTAAAGGTCTGGGGCGGGACGCCGTCGATCTGCTGCGGGAAGGCAAACTCTGCTTTCCAGTCGCCGGTTGCATTGATCACCAGCGTCGGATTGGCGTCGGTCAGCAGAGCATAGGTCCAGACCCATCCGTCTGCGGTTTTGGCAGCTGCTGCCGCGGCGTCGGTGTATCTTCCCTCAATAAAGGTTTCTGTCTCTTTCGTTTCAACAGAGACGGCGGTGATATTGGCCTGGGTTATGGTGACGGTATAAACGCCGGCAGGGAGTTCGGTTGCGATGCTTTCGTTTCCGGTCCCGGAAAACGAGGTGCCGGGCGTTGTAGTGGGGGTTCCAACGCAGCCTGCCGTGATGACCAGGCCGACAAGGGCCAGAGCCAGCAGAAGCGCCGGAAATGTGAAGGTCTTTCTCATAGCGAGTATATCTGCTGGAAGAATATTTTAGAGTTTGGAAAGAATCTCTGGACTAGAGGGGGCAAAAGATGTGGTAAAAATGCTTTTTAGGTAAAAACGGGAAGATCCCGTTTTATGTCCCAAAAGGAGGGGTTTCTCCGTCTGTGCCCGGAGATTGGAGTGATTCATCGAATGCTGTTGGATCTTCGGTGTTCCTGAACCACGCTGCTATGTCCTCACTGACCGTTTCAGTCTCCTCGGTCTCAATTAGATCATCTCTGAAGAAAGGACTCAATTCAGCATGTTCAGGGAGTTCCTGCTGAGTTGTGATACTGACATGCAGGATGTGGACATCCCCATTGAATGGATTTTGCGCAGTAACACTGATCTCTTCCTCGTCGATTGCAGCGACGGGAATGATCAGACACATTGCTGCACACAATAGTGCCAGTATTTTAGAGAGAGTATTCATGATGTGCGGTTCCTGAGTGTTTACTGATTGTTTATTTGGTGTTTATTTACCGGTCTCCCGGCAATACTATTATT from Methanocorpusculum labreanum Z includes:
- a CDS encoding class 1 fructose-bisphosphatase encodes the protein MKTLQEYLSASHAPEDLGKIIMMIADQAGPIRSAFISNQNYAGSTNSSGEDQAEMDTWADTRITSVLQESGLVRSIASEEQEDITEMSPSAKYSVVMDPLDGSSLIKVNLTVGTIVGIYEGDVLQAGNKLRAAFYMLYGPLTTLTISLGNGVSIFAMNEEGTYVLLKENVRIPEGTLCGSGGLRPEWTEKHIQYMNAIECEGGKNRYSGSFVADFHQILEYGGVYAYPATKKSASGKLRLVFEINPIGFLAVQAGGAVSNGESSTLEIVPTKVHQRTPVYVGSKGMIAKIEAIR
- the hcp gene encoding hydroxylamine reductase, whose protein sequence is MFCQQCEETAKNLGCTAAGVCGKTNDTACYQDAVNFVLSGIAYRKIHQPKEAKLPPEKPERDRLVIEALFATLTNVNFDESRFAAYLDAAIAFRDAYRPVPGEPPACSWIPQSREEIVTLGGGIGLRSIEDDNERSLFSLLLFGLKGIAAYYSHAEVLGMTDPAVVNFIYKGLASRFEKHSFGERAALVMECGKVGATVLALLESANKRYGPTEITTVSGRVGTNPGILVTGHDLRDLFLLLRQTRGTGVDVYTHGEMLIAHAHPCFKKFPHLIGNYGTSWANQKKEFPKFNGPILFTTNCLVPPPPEYRDRIFTTGSVGFPNAVHIPEKPDGSKDFSRIIACAKKCGPPSDLQCGDLVTGAGHDAVLAFAPKILDLVKRGKIRHFVVMAGCDGRHKEREYYTEFAKALPNDVVILTAGCAKYRYNRLGLGDIEGIPRVLDAGQCNDSYSLVVIAQELAKALHVEVENLPLSFNIAWYEQKAILVLLVLLALGIKNIMIGPNLPACLSPDVLNMLVKKFDVQLISTPAEDMVSLGIIPPPSPSCQ
- a CDS encoding fructose 1,6-bisphosphatase gives rise to the protein MHTTVSVFAKPVGGVSGTTRVFPDILQTAAKMLKKAEGGILTDSFVTHTADRLVLIAVHDPDVLPDTLIAAVFSAAEELAQKRHLFCDAAPVSVCRMTIPERANEPFLLFLAGSDVMPWGEVMTPGRDSDDACIVDGVLFLARAEGEFPSVAAFCERFARRGVNQQGVCPVSLCDSSNVRTTVIPVVGLGFSLCDGRLAGPVDLFDTPLFDAPRFRASDQHAE
- a CDS encoding C45 family autoproteolytic acyltransferase/hydolase — encoded protein: MILLEGSYREMGRQYGGLMKTELLSEYAMLTKTLEDRGYSLDYLRWYASAGTQFQPERMKEITRGMAETTGLSEADLSILYYGPALYISMPAGCSYLAVWDTYTTDGSVVLSRNWDLPDLLDPFNPYYVLAVCRPTDGSNGVATFGPAGSRPETLMNSAGLFIADDNSGLAPVGQDDRPDLISEFFRLMLDYSDLDGLKTGVLTTRPDVAWIVDVGGPDGAYVFEVGLNETKVRIGDGVVAAANHFVDPSWDLTTPPGEHSLTRYANLLSQAEAAKGSIDAEEMMQIRDVLMTDDGATFRHSELFGYPYSSNHQVVFVPATRTLWMKVIDLDWQKVELAPLFAM